From the genome of Proteus vulgaris, one region includes:
- a CDS encoding DUF6392 family protein, whose amino-acid sequence MSVNIEALVRRLGDTYDELYDDGLIPYKTKPRGNSGDITLKLRMSKEYVFLSFKNPLKTLSQITLTLIPDNMKNGWVFPNKIPFGLEQVMTDQWLYQHIGNPIKRTPERYILKSFFLGKTEVFTLKEMTNSNQKVALIASFHPTMKNFVQEITFELLEKLEERWKPTPFK is encoded by the coding sequence ATGAGTGTGAATATTGAAGCCTTAGTACGGCGATTAGGGGATACCTATGATGAACTTTATGATGATGGGTTAATTCCTTATAAAACTAAACCACGAGGCAATTCGGGTGATATCACCTTAAAGTTACGGATGAGCAAAGAATATGTTTTTTTATCATTTAAAAACCCATTAAAAACGCTCTCTCAAATTACACTGACATTAATCCCTGATAATATGAAAAACGGTTGGGTATTCCCCAATAAAATCCCGTTTGGGTTAGAACAGGTTATGACCGACCAATGGCTTTATCAACATATAGGTAATCCAATTAAGCGAACGCCTGAGAGGTATATTTTAAAAAGTTTTTTTTTAGGAAAAACAGAAGTATTTACATTAAAAGAAATGACCAATTCAAATCAAAAAGTCGCTTTAATAGCGAGTTTTCATCCTACCATGAAAAATTTTGTTCAAGAAATAACATTTGAGCTATTAGAAAAGTTAGAGGAACGCTGGAAACCTACCCCCTTCAAATAA
- a CDS encoding DUF6392 family protein: MSVNIEALVWRLGDTYNELYDDGLIPYKTKPEGNSGDNSLKLRMSKEYVFLAFKNPSKKLSQITLTLIPDNMKNGWVFPNKIPFGLEQVMTDQWLYQHMGNPIRQAPENIILGIPYGKAEVFILKERTHSNQKIVLIASFHPTMKNFVQETTFELLEDLEARWKPDHYS; this comes from the coding sequence ATGAGTGTAAATATTGAAGCCTTAGTGTGGCGATTAGGGGATACCTATAATGAGCTTTATGATGATGGGCTTATTCCCTATAAAACCAAACCGGAAGGTAATTCAGGTGATAATTCTTTAAAGTTACGGATGAGCAAAGAATATGTTTTTTTAGCTTTTAAAAATCCCTCGAAAAAACTCTCTCAAATTACACTGACATTAATTCCCGATAATATGAAAAATGGCTGGGTATTTCCCAATAAAATCCCCTTTGGGCTAGAACAGGTTATGACAGACCAATGGCTTTATCAGCATATGGGTAACCCAATTAGGCAAGCCCCTGAAAATATTATCTTAGGGATTCCCTATGGCAAGGCAGAAGTGTTCATATTAAAAGAGAGGACTCACTCAAATCAAAAAATAGTTTTAATAGCGAGCTTTCACCCTACTATGAAAAATTTTGTTCAAGAAACAACATTTGAATTATTAGAGGATTTAGAAGCTCGTTGGAAGCCCGATCATTACAGCTAA
- the metR gene encoding HTH-type transcriptional regulator MetR: MIEIKHLKTILALKHTGSLANAANQLHQTQSALSHQFSELEHRLGYRIFVRKSQPLRFTSQGEVLVKLAEEVLPIVRRAIEACNEPGSSNLNIAIECHSCIQWLTPALQQYRQTWPEVNVDFHSGVTFDPQPALLQRELDVVLTSDILDDARLHYTPLFDYEVKLVLSPEHPLANRLHIQPQDLIAETLFIYPVQRERFDVWRHFLQPAGITPHFKHVDNTLLLIQMVAAGMGIAALPHWAVENFEKQGLVVTKTLGEGLWSRLYAANRSGEQHQPAIREFIRLSGQHAVNNLPFVKQVGVSSVDGSKVMQQSGSRL, translated from the coding sequence ATGATAGAAATAAAACACTTAAAAACGATATTGGCACTAAAGCACACTGGATCTCTTGCTAACGCAGCAAATCAACTACATCAAACACAGTCGGCTCTTTCACATCAATTTAGTGAATTAGAACATCGTCTGGGTTATCGAATTTTTGTGCGTAAAAGCCAACCACTGCGTTTTACCTCACAAGGTGAAGTGTTGGTCAAATTAGCCGAAGAAGTTCTGCCTATCGTACGCAGAGCGATTGAAGCATGTAATGAGCCGGGGAGTTCAAATTTAAATATTGCGATTGAATGCCATAGTTGTATTCAATGGTTAACACCCGCATTACAGCAATATCGCCAAACATGGCCTGAAGTCAATGTCGATTTCCATTCGGGGGTTACGTTTGATCCACAACCTGCATTACTACAACGTGAATTAGATGTAGTGCTAACCTCTGATATTTTAGATGATGCACGTTTACATTATACCCCGCTGTTTGACTATGAAGTTAAGCTAGTTTTATCGCCTGAACACCCTCTCGCGAATAGATTACATATTCAGCCACAAGATTTAATTGCAGAAACCTTATTTATTTATCCTGTGCAAAGAGAGCGTTTTGATGTGTGGCGCCATTTTTTACAACCCGCAGGAATAACACCACATTTTAAACATGTCGATAATACATTGTTGTTAATTCAAATGGTTGCAGCTGGCATGGGGATCGCAGCTCTACCTCATTGGGCAGTAGAAAATTTTGAAAAACAAGGATTAGTGGTGACAAAAACATTAGGCGAAGGATTATGGAGCCGGTTATATGCAGCCAACCGTAGTGGAGAGCAACATCAACCGGCAATTCGTGAATTTATTCGTTTATCAGGTCAGCACGCTGTTAACAATCTTCCTTTTGTAAAACAGGTCGGTGTATCCAGCGTCGATGGATCCAAAGTGATGCAACAATCAGGCTCGCGCCTATGA
- a CDS encoding Na+/H+ antiporter produces the protein MEIFFTILILILVVSVSGVITKLIPFRVPLPLIQIVIGALLAWPQFGLHVTFDPELFLVLLIPPLLFVDGWKTPTREFIQNGREIFILVLVLVMVTVVGIGYLIYWMMPSIPLISAFALAAVLSPTDAVALSSIVGKGRIPKRIMGILEGEALMNDASGLVALKFAVAVAMGTMVFTVGGATLEFFKVAVGGLLAGIGVTLIYSKSLRLMSRWSGDDPATQIVFMLLLPFASYLIAEHIGFSGILAAVAAGMTISKSGVIRNAPLAMRLRADSVWSMLEFVFNGLVFIMLGLQLPIIWTSSVIQADLDPEVEVWMLFAAVFVIYFALLILRFTWLWLMKKISRIFMRKHPLDFANYTTRELWLSSFAGVRGAITLAGALSIPLFLTDGSTFPGRYQIIFIAAGVILLSILVGIISLPFLLKGVKTTDKEADKNEVRYARKIMAEVAIVSLNKMEERLAASTEEQLDAEEINEVASRVTGYLRRRTANQDEMVHNMLEEDLERRFRLTALRAERGELYHLRATRKISNETLQLLLHELDLMEALLVEKDS, from the coding sequence ATGGAAATTTTCTTTACTATTTTGATTTTAATACTGGTGGTTTCAGTTTCGGGGGTTATTACAAAACTAATTCCCTTTCGTGTTCCGTTACCATTAATACAGATTGTGATAGGGGCTTTATTGGCATGGCCTCAATTTGGTTTACATGTCACTTTTGATCCTGAATTATTCCTCGTCCTATTGATCCCTCCTTTGTTGTTTGTTGATGGTTGGAAAACGCCGACACGAGAATTTATTCAAAATGGGCGTGAGATTTTTATTCTTGTGCTTGTTTTAGTGATGGTAACTGTTGTTGGTATTGGTTATTTAATTTATTGGATGATGCCAAGTATCCCTCTGATTTCTGCATTCGCATTAGCGGCGGTGCTTTCGCCAACGGATGCGGTAGCACTTTCTTCCATCGTTGGTAAAGGACGAATACCTAAGCGAATAATGGGTATTTTAGAGGGTGAAGCATTAATGAATGATGCTTCAGGTCTGGTTGCCTTGAAATTTGCGGTTGCTGTAGCAATGGGCACCATGGTGTTTACTGTTGGGGGCGCGACACTTGAGTTCTTTAAAGTCGCTGTCGGCGGATTATTGGCCGGTATTGGCGTCACCTTGATTTACAGTAAATCTCTGCGATTAATGAGTCGCTGGAGTGGTGATGATCCTGCTACACAAATCGTCTTTATGTTATTGCTACCTTTTGCGTCCTACTTAATTGCAGAGCATATTGGTTTTTCAGGAATTTTAGCTGCTGTTGCTGCAGGTATGACTATCAGTAAATCCGGTGTAATTCGTAATGCACCACTCGCAATGCGTTTACGTGCTGATAGCGTGTGGTCAATGCTTGAATTTGTCTTTAACGGCCTTGTCTTTATTATGCTCGGCTTACAACTTCCGATTATTTGGACAAGCTCTGTTATTCAGGCCGACCTTGATCCAGAAGTCGAAGTGTGGATGTTGTTTGCTGCCGTATTTGTCATCTATTTTGCATTACTTATTTTACGTTTTACATGGTTATGGCTGATGAAAAAAATTAGCCGTATCTTTATGAGAAAACACCCACTTGATTTTGCCAATTATACAACGCGTGAACTGTGGCTTTCGTCATTTGCTGGTGTTCGTGGTGCGATTACTCTAGCAGGTGCGCTCTCTATTCCACTCTTTTTAACTGATGGCAGTACTTTCCCTGGTCGTTATCAAATCATCTTTATCGCAGCGGGTGTTATTTTACTGTCAATCCTTGTCGGTATTATTTCGCTTCCTTTCCTGTTGAAAGGCGTGAAAACTACGGATAAAGAAGCCGATAAAAATGAAGTTCGTTATGCGCGAAAAATTATGGCAGAAGTGGCGATTGTCAGCTTGAATAAAATGGAAGAGCGTTTAGCTGCTAGTACAGAAGAGCAACTTGATGCAGAAGAAATTAATGAAGTTGCTTCCCGGGTAACAGGCTATTTACGACGTCGTACTGCAAACCAAGATGAAATGGTTCATAACATGTTAGAAGAAGATCTTGAAAGACGTTTTCGACTAACTGCATTACGTGCTGAACGTGGTGAGCTTTACCATTTAAGGGCTACGCGAAAAATCAGTAATGAAACACTCCAATTGTTGCTACATGAATTGGATTTAATGGAAGCACTGTTAGTTGAGAAAGATAGTTAA
- a CDS encoding carboxylate/amino acid/amine transporter, producing MWLLIITTLLWAASFSLIGEYLAGQVDSWLSVLIRVSLAALVFLPFLRWKGIRFKVILLYMSVGACQLGIMYLFVFHAYNYLTVAEFLLFTVLTPLYVTLIYDLLERQKLRWGYAFSSLLAVLGAAIIRYDHLSDDFWYGLLLVQLANIFFAIGQVGYKRLMEVHPIPQHHAFSWFYLGAVAVSLIGALCFADWQKMPTTSLQWGVLFWLGIGASGIGYFMWNYGATQVDAGTLAIMNNMMIPAGLLVNFSIWQQHPNWPSFIIGASLIVASLWIHRRWIHRPVLQKEDC from the coding sequence ATGTGGTTGCTCATTATTACAACACTGTTATGGGCAGCCTCTTTTAGCCTGATCGGCGAGTATCTTGCGGGTCAGGTTGATAGTTGGCTCTCTGTTTTGATCCGTGTTTCTTTAGCGGCTTTGGTCTTTTTACCTTTCTTACGTTGGAAGGGAATTCGTTTTAAGGTGATTTTGCTTTATATGAGTGTGGGAGCTTGCCAACTTGGTATCATGTATCTGTTTGTCTTCCATGCTTATAACTATTTGACCGTCGCAGAATTCTTACTATTTACCGTATTAACACCGCTTTATGTCACGTTAATTTATGATCTATTAGAACGCCAAAAATTACGCTGGGGTTATGCATTCAGCTCCTTATTAGCCGTGTTAGGGGCCGCTATTATTCGTTATGACCATTTAAGTGATGATTTTTGGTATGGATTGTTATTAGTGCAACTTGCTAATATTTTCTTTGCTATCGGTCAGGTGGGTTATAAGCGATTAATGGAAGTACATCCAATTCCACAACATCATGCGTTTTCTTGGTTTTATCTTGGTGCTGTTGCCGTTTCACTGATTGGTGCGTTGTGTTTTGCTGATTGGCAGAAAATGCCAACAACATCGCTACAATGGGGTGTTTTATTCTGGTTAGGAATAGGGGCTTCTGGAATAGGTTATTTCATGTGGAACTATGGTGCCACACAAGTTGATGCTGGAACCTTAGCTATTATGAATAACATGATGATTCCAGCCGGATTATTAGTTAATTTCTCTATTTGGCAACAACATCCAAATTGGCCAAGTTTCATCATAGGCGCGAGCCTGATTGTTGCATCACTTTGGATCCATCGACGCTGGATACACCGACCTGTTTTACAAAAGGAAGATTGTTAA
- a CDS encoding NCS2 family permease, which translates to MSANQSATTGKLDSYFKLTARGTTVRKEMIAGLTTFLAMVYSVIVVPSMLGQAGFPHTAVFIATCLVAGLGSLLMGLWANLPMAIGCAISLTAFTAFSLVLGQNISVPVALGAVFLMGCLFTVFSLTGIRTWILKNIPTGIAHGAGIGIGLFLLLIAANSVGLVVKNPFDGLPVAMGKFTSFSVLMSLAGLAAIFGLEKRKVPGGVLLVIVAISIIGLIFDPNVKYQGVFKMPQLGEEGLSLLFAMDIKGALQPLVLPSVLALVMTAIFDATGTIRAVAGQANLLDKRGQIINGGKALTSDSVSSIFAGVIGAAPAAVYVESAAGTAAGGKTGLTATVVGILFLLILFLSPLSYLVPAYATAPALMYVGLLMLGNVTKLDFSDFVDAMSGMVCAVFIVLTCNIVTGIMLGFGCLVIGRVFAGEWRKLNIGTVLITIALVAFYAGEWAI; encoded by the coding sequence ATGTCTGCTAATCAATCAGCAACCACAGGTAAACTGGATAGCTATTTTAAACTTACAGCTCGCGGTACAACTGTTCGCAAAGAAATGATCGCCGGTTTGACGACATTTTTGGCGATGGTGTATTCCGTGATTGTTGTTCCTAGCATGTTAGGGCAAGCCGGTTTTCCACATACAGCGGTTTTTATCGCAACCTGTTTAGTCGCGGGATTGGGCTCTCTTCTAATGGGATTGTGGGCAAATCTTCCTATGGCAATTGGTTGTGCTATTTCATTAACAGCATTTACCGCTTTCAGCTTGGTCTTAGGACAAAACATCTCTGTACCTGTTGCTTTAGGTGCTGTGTTTTTAATGGGGTGTTTATTCACCGTATTCTCATTAACTGGCATTCGCACTTGGATATTAAAAAATATTCCGACAGGTATTGCTCATGGCGCAGGAATAGGGATAGGGCTATTTCTACTTTTAATCGCAGCAAACAGTGTTGGATTAGTGGTGAAAAACCCATTTGATGGTTTACCTGTTGCAATGGGGAAATTCACTTCATTTTCTGTTCTGATGTCACTTGCTGGATTAGCCGCTATTTTCGGATTAGAAAAGCGTAAAGTACCGGGTGGCGTGCTATTAGTGATTGTTGCCATTTCGATTATTGGTCTGATTTTCGATCCTAATGTAAAATACCAAGGTGTTTTTAAAATGCCTCAATTAGGTGAAGAAGGGCTTTCTTTATTATTCGCAATGGATATTAAAGGAGCATTACAACCTTTAGTTTTACCAAGTGTACTTGCATTAGTAATGACTGCGATTTTTGATGCAACTGGAACTATCCGTGCGGTGGCAGGGCAAGCCAATTTATTAGATAAACGCGGACAAATTATTAATGGCGGAAAAGCACTAACTTCTGACTCCGTCAGTAGTATTTTTGCGGGTGTGATTGGTGCAGCCCCAGCTGCAGTTTATGTTGAATCAGCCGCAGGAACCGCCGCTGGTGGTAAAACAGGATTAACCGCAACAGTGGTGGGTATTTTATTTTTACTGATCCTTTTCTTATCGCCTCTCTCTTATTTAGTTCCAGCTTATGCAACGGCACCTGCGTTAATGTATGTAGGTTTATTGATGCTAGGTAATGTCACTAAATTAGATTTCAGTGATTTTGTTGATGCTATGTCTGGCATGGTGTGTGCTGTATTTATTGTTTTAACATGCAATATCGTTACAGGCATTATGTTAGGTTTTGGCTGTTTAGTGATTGGTCGAGTATTTGCTGGCGAGTGGCGTAAACTCAATATTGGTACAGTATTAATTACTATTGCTTTAGTGGCATTTTATGCGGGCGAGTGGGCGATTTAA
- a CDS encoding DUF6392 family protein — protein sequence MSVNIEALVRRLGDTYDELYDDGLIPYKTKPQGNSGDDVLILRMSKEYVFLAFENPSKKLAQMSLTLIPDDMKNGWVFPNKIPFGLEQVMTDQWLYQHIGNPIRRTLERIILGTLYGKTEVFILKEKTNSNQKVALIASFHPTLKNFVKKIGFELLEER from the coding sequence ATGAGTGTGAATATTGAAGCCTTAGTACGGCGATTAGGGGATACCTATGATGAACTTTATGATGATGGGTTAATTCCTTATAAAACTAAACCGCAAGGTAATTCGGGTGATGATGTTTTAATATTACGAATGAGTAAAGAGTATGTTTTTTTAGCTTTTGAAAATCCATCAAAAAAACTTGCTCAAATGTCACTGACATTAATCCCCGATGATATGAAAAATGGCTGGGTATTCCCCAATAAAATCCCGTTTGGGTTAGAACAGGTTATGACTGACCAATGGCTTTATCAACATATTGGCAATCCGATTAGGAGAACACTGGAAAGAATTATCTTAGGGACTCTCTATGGTAAGACAGAAGTGTTTATATTAAAAGAGAAGACAAACTCAAATCAAAAAGTTGCTTTAATAGCAAGTTTTCATCCTACCCTGAAAAATTTTGTTAAAAAAATAGGATTTGAATTATTAGAAGAAAGGTAG
- a CDS encoding S-type pyocin domain-containing protein, with amino-acid sequence MPEYFIHRRRDEDKGKTTAGGQVTPVSVSIASAKLFMEARSLSYASPKSIILPKPIFKPTPVPYQGVLNAVKDIAIASRWGVLGLLFHSEPAGDPNEDQLFISRMINSPLLVGGFSRSPQTVKGQNYTEEATLRQLAHKKSTVITGVRFRIVDDESTGYATKVAGYVVNEASGLNHVRVRFAERHEDGTATFLDPDIEGTFHWDMVGNTAEYIPSNTSDAFHAVKFSLDNGRQETLIHDGGEFGYTTPPLPLPEPQEIWRLPNPIPEQSLNAPPGFPEERQEGWVETFPLEEDDFNDFIIVDPWGEVPAIYVYFQKRIVNFLEVDYYGNLKKLSKGGIYEVDHIPSKAAVEIYLRNIDSEISDTQLDIALDNVASVAIPKSVHQKCSETYGGRNNTWVELNDDTKLRRKEYDGQDLKEAVERNWEIERRCLKAEYNTPDEELDKVLAELHRLNREEGLYQ; translated from the coding sequence ATGCCGGAATATTTTATTCATAGACGAAGAGATGAAGATAAAGGAAAAACGACAGCAGGAGGTCAGGTAACTCCTGTTTCTGTTTCCATAGCGTCAGCTAAACTTTTCATGGAAGCGCGTTCACTATCCTATGCGTCACCTAAATCCATCATATTACCTAAGCCTATCTTTAAACCTACCCCCGTGCCTTATCAAGGTGTCCTCAATGCCGTTAAAGATATTGCGATTGCCTCTCGATGGGGGGTTTTAGGCTTACTTTTTCACTCTGAGCCTGCTGGAGATCCAAACGAAGACCAACTATTCATCAGTAGAATGATAAATTCGCCCCTTTTAGTCGGCGGTTTTTCTCGATCACCTCAGACAGTCAAAGGACAAAATTATACGGAAGAAGCCACTTTACGGCAGCTTGCTCATAAAAAAAGCACCGTCATCACGGGCGTTCGATTCAGGATTGTTGATGATGAAAGTACAGGATATGCCACCAAGGTCGCTGGGTATGTTGTCAATGAAGCCAGCGGACTCAATCATGTCAGAGTCCGATTTGCTGAGCGTCATGAAGATGGCACAGCAACATTCTTAGATCCTGATATTGAAGGAACATTTCATTGGGACATGGTAGGGAATACCGCAGAATATATCCCCTCAAACACCAGTGATGCTTTTCATGCCGTTAAGTTTAGTTTGGATAATGGACGACAAGAAACGCTTATTCATGATGGGGGTGAGTTTGGCTATACAACGCCCCCACTCCCGTTACCTGAACCTCAAGAAATTTGGCGCTTACCGAACCCTATTCCTGAACAATCGCTGAATGCGCCTCCTGGTTTTCCTGAAGAACGACAAGAAGGTTGGGTCGAAACCTTTCCCTTGGAAGAAGACGATTTTAATGATTTTATTATTGTCGACCCTTGGGGGGAAGTGCCCGCCATTTATGTCTATTTTCAAAAAAGAATCGTGAATTTTTTAGAAGTCGACTATTACGGAAATTTAAAAAAACTCTCTAAAGGGGGAATTTATGAAGTTGACCATATTCCGTCAAAAGCCGCAGTCGAAATTTATTTAAGAAATATAGATTCAGAAATAAGTGATACTCAATTAGATATAGCATTAGATAACGTGGCATCCGTTGCTATCCCTAAATCCGTACACCAAAAATGCAGTGAAACCTACGGTGGCAGAAATAATACTTGGGTTGAATTAAACGATGACACAAAACTGCGTCGAAAAGAGTATGACGGTCAGGATTTAAAAGAAGCGGTTGAACGAAATTGGGAAATAGAGCGACGATGTTTAAAAGCAGAATATAATACTCCTGATGAAGAATTAGATAAGGTTTTGGCAGAATTACACCGATTAAATAGAGAGGAAGGATTATATCAATGA
- a CDS encoding GNAT family N-acetyltransferase, which yields MQEIKIRHGEPDDATAIQQLYTHPDLYICTCQFPYPSVTMWKKRLLEFAEQNIPNFVATIDGQVAGHLALIIDNHPRRRHIVSFGIGVGAEYSGKGVGKLLINTAIDYAFNWLAATRLELEVYSDNEKGLHLYKKLGFEVEGIRRKAAFRDGKYCDVVMMSMLRTIE from the coding sequence ATGCAAGAAATAAAAATACGCCATGGCGAGCCAGACGACGCAACCGCAATTCAACAGTTATATACTCATCCTGATTTATATATTTGTACTTGCCAATTTCCTTACCCTTCTGTGACGATGTGGAAAAAAAGATTACTCGAATTTGCAGAACAAAATATTCCTAATTTTGTAGCAACTATTGATGGTCAAGTTGCGGGGCATTTAGCTCTGATAATTGATAATCATCCTCGTCGTCGCCACATTGTCAGTTTCGGTATTGGTGTTGGTGCAGAGTATTCTGGAAAAGGTGTCGGTAAGTTACTTATCAATACAGCAATTGATTATGCATTCAATTGGTTAGCCGCAACGCGTTTAGAGTTGGAAGTGTATTCAGATAATGAAAAAGGCTTACATTTATATAAAAAATTAGGCTTTGAAGTTGAAGGTATACGCCGTAAAGCGGCGTTTAGAGATGGAAAGTATTGTGATGTCGTCATGATGTCGATGTTAAGAACGATTGAATAA
- a CDS encoding DUF6392 family protein: MSVNIEALVLRLGDTYNELYDDGLIPYKTKPQGNSGDDEVTLRMSKEYVFLSFKNPSKKLEQITLTLIPDNMKNGWVFPNKIPFGLEQVMTDQWLYQHMGNPIRRAPEKTVLNNFLGKSEVFILKERTHSNQKVSLLVNYHPEMKGFAKKITFELLEDLEARWKPDHYK; encoded by the coding sequence ATGAGTGTAAATATTGAAGCCTTAGTACTGCGATTAGGGGATACCTATAATGAACTTTATGACGATGGGTTAATCCCTTACAAAACTAAACCGCAAGGCAATTCGGGTGATGATGAAGTGACTCTCAGAATGTCCAAAGAATATGTTTTTTTATCCTTTAAAAATCCATCAAAAAAATTAGAGCAAATTACACTGACATTAATTCCCGATAATATGAAAAATGGCTGGGTATTTCCCAATAAAATCCCCTTTGGGCTAGAACAGGTTATGACAGACCAATGGCTTTATCAGCATATGGGTAATCCAATTAGGCGAGCTCCTGAAAAAACAGTACTGAATAATTTTCTTGGTAAATCAGAAGTCTTTATATTAAAAGAGAGGACTCACTCAAATCAAAAAGTCTCTCTTTTGGTTAACTATCACCCTGAAATGAAAGGCTTTGCTAAAAAAATTACATTTGAACTATTAGAAGATTTAGAAGCGCGTTGGAAGCCAGATCACTACAAATAA